Below is a window of Brassica napus cultivar Da-Ae chromosome A5, Da-Ae, whole genome shotgun sequence DNA.
CccaagtcataagcttgggtaatatatgCTTGTTAGCTGAATCTTTGACAGCATCTGCCAATTtaagtggatgtggatgggtttGGATGGACAGTAGGGGAATACTCAGCTCATAGGGATAAGAAATCTTACTAGACGTGAAATCAGCCTTgcattcggaagtagaagcACTGCAGTGGTCAATGGAGAATATGCTCCAACACTAAACATGCCAGAGCTTCGTGACGGACTGTAAGGAGCTGATTGCAATGTTAGAGGAACCTCATccttggccaagctttgcgatAGAATTAGAGAAGATAGAGACGCTACAGATATGCTTCCCGGATTTCTGCATCACTCATGTTCCATGAGCGCGTAatcaaattttagattttttagctaagacttcTAGATCCATCCATAGGGagttacttttcattggttgttctattccggtctggttacccagaccacctcaaggtTGTGTAATAGAATGGCTGTTTGACGTAAAAAAAAGCAtgttcattaaaaatatttgatatacaAGAGAATAAAAATGTCACTGAATTCATTAATGATTAGATAAAATCATATGAGAATATATATGTAGTAGATAAGaaagatataaatataaacaaaagagaaaagcAATAGATACTGAAGAGAacaattatcttatttttgagAGAGAATGGGGATTGTTGAGAAGAAATGACCATGGATTTTCCAAGAGAAAAAGAATAATGTGTACATTTATTGAATAAGTTCACAACCAGTAATGAGTAAATTgaactaaatatttgaaaatgaaaagtACTACATAATTTAGAAATACGATAAAACACCATAAATCTAGAAAACACTTAACATATAGCTTCAATAGCGAGCCTTCTAGCAGCACCACTGCAATCTGGTACTCCAAACTTTTCTGCAGTGACATCAATGGAACACTTCTCTTTTCCGACACATTCTTTTGTTAGAATATCAACAGCGTTCTTACTTCCTTCGCAGGTTCCCTTTACGAAAGATCCACAATTTCCATCTGGGTTACCAAAAGAGGCAAATTTGATGGCAGAAATAGTTTTCCTATCGCATGAAAGCTCAATAACATTTTTCTCATAGACGTTGGCACATACACTTCCCACTATAGTAGTTTGAAAATTGACAAGCGATGGGTTTCCTCCCATCTCCTCAAACAAAATTAGTGTGTTATCTCCTTCTGTGATCAAGAAAGAACGAGGAACATGGTACCTGTTCATGAAAggaatcaagaaaaaaaatccaataaatGTTCctcagttttatatttaaaagatttGAATTTGTAACCTAATAATTTGTAGAAAATGTACCATCTTTGTGTAGGTTCTCCACAATTGGTCTGACACTTTTCCGCATAATAAGCCCCTCTATAGTTACATTTCGCAGAACAACCATCAGAGCTTGAAATGAATGCCGGCCAATAGCGTCCAATGTTGTTTCCATTGACCCAAGCTGTACCTTTTCCAAGTCCCAAAAGATCGACAACAACTGGATCATTTCCCAATGGAGCCTTGAACGTAGTCTGAAAGACAAAATGATATGATATTATTTGATACTAAATCAACAAGTGTTTGGTTAGTAATCTTATGAATAATAATATCTAATTACCTTATACCAAGTCATGGTTCGGTTCAATGGTACACTTTGGAATGACCATTTAGACGGTGATTCCGTTTTAAAGAGTTTGTTCTCAAACCCATTTAAACCGGTTTTATAGCTCCATTTATGAGAAGACAAGTCCTTAACTATGGTTTCATCACCATTTCTTCCAATAATTGAAATCGGTCCAGTGATTCCAACTGGAACACTTTCGAAGAAAGCACCATAGTTCTATAAAGAAATttgacaaaattttattttttgttagaaTAGAACTTAAAAATGcaacataatataatattttataagttaCCTGAAGTCCCACAGTTATGCTAAGGAGAGAAATGACATTACGTCCGGACTTAAACTTTGCATCTTTCTCAAAAATATAGTGAAATTTTCCATTTTCAGCGTGTTGACTAcctaaaacataaatcaaagattttttttattgtaagctAGTATTGTagagattttaaaaacatatacatGAGATTACTTACCAATATGTTTTCCATTGACAAAAACACGAAGGACATGAGCAGTACTATTGACGCGGAGAGACATGTTTTTACCCAAAAATGGATCTCGTTTTCTAAACTTAACGGTAGTCATATACCATAGATAATCACTTTGGTCATTGCTTACTACTTTCTGATCAAAGAGTTGTGTGTTTGTAGATTCTCCTTTTCCTCTCAAAAGGAAATTGTCCATGTTCTCTGGTCTCCATGACCATTTTAGAGTTGAAGGGTCCTCTTCAGCTTCATTTGGTTTCTTAACCATCATTGAAGTCTGAGTGgtaatctaaaatttaaaaccaacaAAACAATGAATTTTTGTTACATATTTGAATGAACAATGGTTGTTAgcatgaaattttaaaatccacaaaagaaaaatctaaaagaaataacCTTGGCGGTGTTATAAGCCTCTGTTTTGCAATCCGGTAAAATGGTAACAGACCAAGCTGGGACAACATAAGATTCTCCTCTGAAACTAATTGCTGCATCTGAATTTTCATTTCCGTTTCCAAAAAAGCAGCTAGATCCTTCTTGGGTTGTATAAATTGTTGCctataaaacatttttgtgatAAGTAACTAATTCAAGAATAACATGTACAATACTGATAAAAAATTACAAGAATATTACCGATGCGGAGTTTCCAAAGTCAATGGTGGAGATGTTTCCGTATGTGAGAGTTTTCTCCATAGAATGAAGAACATCATGAAGTTGTTTCAAATGACCGTATTTTGGTTGGTTCAAATTACCTAGTAGAATCCcatgttaaaaaaatagaaactgcaaaaatagattaaaatatgactataatttaaatttaccaTATTCGTCTAGGGGAGCATCATAATCATATGAAGTTGTGATGTATGGACCACCTGCGGTTCTATCAAAGTTGGTGCCTCCATGGTACTATAAAAGTAAAAGTATTTCAATTTATTATTCTAATTAATGACTATTTTGTGTGCTTacgtaattaaataaattattttttaattattatattttaccatgtaataattattaaaagttCCTCCTCTTTGGAAGAATCTTGCAACAGAAAATGCAACATCTTCAGTTGTTCTATGAGGATTTTTACCACCCCATTGCTTAAACCTAAACAAATATAAGACacacaatatttatatatgataaaatattttaaaagcaagaaaaatatttaatcatactgaaaataaaactaaccaTCCGGTCCAATTCTCAGTCCACATCTTTGGAGTGTTGGGATTGTTTGGTGTAAAATTGTCACAATAAAAGCCATTACATGTGTTCAACTATAAAAGAAAACGATTTAAAATGGTTAACCTTtgaatatcttaaaataaatattcattataaCTAGGCTGATCTTGTTACCATAGGCTGAGGGGCATCATTTTGTTGACACATTATCCATGGAACACCAACATCGAGAGCCTGAGCCATGTTTGCACACCACTTAATGTATGATTTACCCGCTTCTCCATAGGGTCCCATTATATTTCCGTACTCATTTTCAATCtgtatgattaataaaaaaaattaaaacaattatgttaagaACTTTATATAACATTACCAGACGGGATAATGTATTTCGGACATAGATCGATCACCTGAGCAAGGATAATTGGACCTCCTTGTGATGCAAacaacttttcttttttgaccATGTCTACTATCATAGTTGTGAAGTTTTGCATCTCATCCTATACATAAGTGAtccatataaaatttaattaagaagaatacatatttgataaaaaaaagaatatttctgATCGGTAAAATTACCATATATGCTTTGTTTGTAGTTCTGAACACCATTCCGGGCATGTTGTGCAGCCACACAGGGAATCCtctatttaaaaatgattagataactcacaaattaaaaatattacaaggGAAATCATAATATCATAATACAAGAGGCTAACTcattatgataatttattatatatatatatatatgtatatatatataatttaaagagACTAGATGAGGACATTTACGATATATAAGTTTTGGtatattgattaataaaatcaatCCAGTGGACCATTTACCGATCTAAACAATATATGGGAAATAGTTATATCACTACACAAGATGTTAATTATGAAGACTAATCAAACTGGTATATATACTGCAGTTAAAGAGACTAGTTAAatctgttttattatattaccCGTAATTCCACTCGGCACATGCATATGGTCCTATGCGAAGAACACCATACAGTCCTTCATCTTGAATGGTTTTTAGGAATCGAATAAGATCTAGTTTTCCAGAGAAATCATATTGACGGCGAGTAGGCTCATGCGCATTCCAGAAAACATAAGTTTCGATCGCATCAAGACCACCTTCCTTACCCTTTTTTATAAGATCTGGCCACATCTAAAcatattaacaaaacaaatataattagtaGTAAACACAGAAGAATAAGCGACTCATAGTGTTCGATGTATGGTATTTTAAATACCTCAGGAGTGCTTCTAGGGTAATGGATTGAACCAGAAAGGAGGACTCGGCGATGACCATCAATGGTGATGGCTCGACCATCATGAGAAACTATTGTGGCACATGCACAATTTACTAAGACAcaacataaaataaatcttagagaAGCCatatttatttagaattttttttaatgaagaaaaatggaagAAAACAAAGCTTTTTATAGCGGCATAAAATTGTTACTTACAGATAATTTAGATAATTATAGATTTTCTGCAATAAAAAGCTAAAAATTTAactgaaattttatttctaaatttttattatttaaaaataattatcgtGACAGTAACAAAAAGCATTTATCCAGATATACAATTTAGATTTGATTTGGATAATAATAGATTTTATGCCAAAAAAACTGAATCGATATAGCTTGGTTGTTGAACTTTGGTTTcaatttattatatcttaaaacatGTCTGAATAATAAAGTTAActgttttgtaaataattttgaatcttaaaagcttcatatttatattaatctacatgtttaaacaatttaaattggAATCATTTTACTACTTTCCATTTTTCACAAAGGCGATAAAAATAATGTTCTCGACAACCtatgttttttatataataaatatcttGTTTTTGTTGATCAAATATTATGTATGAGCATTGAATAACTGTTTTACTAACTTGACAAcgagaaatatatatatgattttccagatttttaaatatatacaaaaactcGTATTGATTTATCCCCACTTTTTACTCAAAAGTAGTTGTTTTTAACATTTTGGTAGACATGTTAATAAAGAGTTTGATTTCATTTTGTTATATGTTAGATATAACAACTCTctgtctagtttttttttttttaatttataacatATCAATTCAAACTTCTGAATACAAATAAAAGTTAGCAAATTTCTTAGAAAggaaatagtatatataatttcCAAACATCTAAACCACttagtctctctaaattgttTTCTGGGAATCAGAACTTAAggtactataattatcaaacatATTGGGTACTTTGTCAACTTTAAAGCTTTAAGGTGCTATGCAATTAGTATAAGTTCTCCGGACACCgatatacaatttaaagaatTTTAGGCTTATTTTCGTTTAAGTTACCGAGCTGctactcaactaggtttaaggtttaggtgGTCAGAACTAGAGAACTCGCTCACAGGTCTTGCTGCCACGACTTTTACAATCTGTTGTAACATCGCAAACGCTCTTACGATGTATTCGAAGAGACCCGGATCCTCAGAGAAGACCCGGATCTTAAGCATATTAATCTCTTGCTCTCAATTTCGTTACTATTTTCCTTCTCTTTTTCGAATATTGCTTGATCACTTGTCGTTGTATTCAAAGAGACCCTGATGCTCAGAGAAGGCGTAAAAGCTACGCTTTCTCCCCATACGAATTCgatagtgcgaattttggttcccacacatattttcccgtcaaactcgtaaaatcacattttctgctaaaaaagaaataaataacttTCCTGTCAGAATCGCAAATTATATTTCCCACCCACCCCTCCCTCCAAactaaaaaattacatttttttctggaaaaactacaaaatatcatttccgtaaaaacctaaaaatcaCATTTTCCCAAGAAACCGCCAAAAGAAATAATGATTAACCATGAAAaccataaaatttgattttttaaaaaaaaattgcaaaatcaAGTTCTAAATATATTTAGATCAAAGTATCAGGATTCTAGTTAATTTTCTAGTTGAAACTTCTATATATAGAGATGAAAATTAACAACAAATAAGGAAGCAAACCATTTCTTTTCAGATGCTCTATCCAACTGaaaatttgaatataaaaaaaacaacattaagATGAATCATTTGACTGAAATAACTGAATAAACTATATAGATGGAATTGATAGATGAGCAAATAAACATGCCCAATGTCATTTAGTGATACCTGGGAACTATGCTTTCATAGAGGTCATTTCAAATCTAAACATTTCAAAAGATGTATGTATTTTGTTACTTAATCCTCAAGGAATCTTAGTATATATTCATATACTGactatgaaacaaaatataaatttattagtaTGTTACAGGCggaaaaacttatatatatagaatcttATATAACTAAAGAGCTTTGTAGATCTAAAGTGTATGATATAATCCACTTAAATTCATAATTTAAACGgcacaaatgtttttttaagaAGTCGTTGCAtgactttaaatatttaaaggatctagaaataatataaaatgatttttttatgaaatatgttGTCTTCgtgatgaaattttttattttccgcgcttaaaattttattgaatttcCAGTAATATCTATAGGAGGGAGAATATAATACAATATGCATAAGAGTTTCAAAGATAAAGGTCAAAACCAAAAGTCTAAGTTAGAGAAATGTGATATAAAGACATAGAATACATTGACTTAGAAGAATGTGTTTCTCCATGTTCTTACATCAGAAATCATTCTAAACATGTTCATTAAACATGTTAAGGTGTGGGAGGATCCATGGATCCTAACGGTCCCATCGAGGCCGTCTATCCCTGTTACACCAGTTATGCATCCCAATATGAAAGTCAGTGATCTCATTAATCAGACAGCAAAAGATTGGGATGTTGGACTATTGGAGAACTACGTCAATCTTGATGACATACCGCTCATAAGAAGTTTGGCCATAAACTCATCTCATCGTCGTGATACTTTTTGCTGGAGCTACACAAGAAATGGccaatacacggttaaatctggatattgggtggtCCACAATTTATTAAAGACGGGAGAAGAGTAGAAAATCTTGGAACCGAGTATCACCaagcttcaagcctttgcttggaagctGAAGGCACCTACGaaaatatgtcatcttatatggcagttGTTAACTGGGCATGTGGCAGTAACAAGAAATTTAGCCAGACGCAATATGAGATGTGATAACtattgcccaagatgtggagaatTAAAAGAATCTGTAacacatgccatctttgaatgCCCGCCAGCGCTACAGGCTTGGACCTTATCAGCAACTCCAACAAGCCCAGAGGTATTTCCAGTATCAAGTGTCTACACAAATATGGACAACCTATTCGGGAGGAAAAACTCTATTATCGAGTCGGAACAAGACATGGACCCTTTTCCctggataatttggtatatcCGGAAGGCTAGGAATGATAAACTGTTTAGGGGGATAGATAGAGATCCTTTGGAGTTGGTTCgatatgcagagagtgaatgtcaGGCCTGGTTTGATGCGAACGAAGTGGTACAACCAGTGGTACAAGAGAACAATGTGGTCAGCCCCCAActcataagcttgggtaatatatgCTTGTTAGATGAATCTTGGACAGCATCTGCCAATTtaagtggatgtggatgggtttGGATGGACAGTAGGGGAATACTCAGCTCATAGGGATAAGAAATCTTACTAGACGTGAAATCAGCCTTgcattcggaagtagaagcactgcggtgggc
It encodes the following:
- the LOC125608643 gene encoding uncharacterized protein LOC125608643, producing MFIKHVKVWEDPWILTVPSRPSIPVTPVMHPNMKVSDLINQTAKDWDVGLLENYVNLDDIPLIRITRNLARRNMRCDNYCPRCGELKESVTHAIFECPPALQAWTLSATPTSPEVFPVSSVYTNMDNLFGRKNSIIESEQDMDPFPWIIWYIRKARNDKLFRGIDRDPLELVRYAESECQAWFDANEVVQPVVQENNVVSPQLISLGNICLLDESWTASANLSGCGWVWMDSRGILSS